One region of Microbacterium sufflavum genomic DNA includes:
- a CDS encoding ADP-dependent NAD(P)H-hydrate dehydratase, whose amino-acid sequence MSEAREWSRVDTARFVRAATRDDDKYSRGVVALRTGSPAYPGAAVLGVEAAWRAGAGFVRYAGEQRVIDAVLARRPETVGGPDTGRTRVGAWVIGSGTDPEERTDAEARALREIVSGTAPVVIDAGALDLASGATAPFVVTPHAGEFARLRERLGLVDADQDTAAEVRRMAAELHGVVLRKGARTLIAGPDGPVIAVDAGTGWLATAGTGDVLAGVLGAVIAANPGAPLAEVAAAGTWLHGHAARIAAGVGGGGTGHPIVALDVAEALPLAIADVLS is encoded by the coding sequence ATGAGCGAAGCGCGCGAGTGGTCACGCGTCGACACGGCCCGGTTCGTCCGCGCCGCGACGCGCGACGACGACAAGTACTCGCGCGGCGTGGTGGCCCTGCGCACCGGTTCGCCCGCGTACCCCGGGGCCGCGGTGCTCGGTGTCGAGGCCGCATGGCGCGCCGGCGCGGGCTTCGTGCGGTATGCGGGAGAGCAGCGCGTGATCGACGCCGTGCTCGCCCGCCGCCCGGAGACCGTGGGCGGGCCCGACACCGGGCGCACCCGGGTCGGAGCGTGGGTCATCGGCTCCGGCACCGACCCCGAGGAGCGGACGGACGCCGAGGCGCGGGCGCTGCGCGAGATCGTGTCGGGCACGGCCCCGGTCGTGATCGACGCCGGCGCACTCGACCTGGCGTCCGGCGCGACCGCGCCGTTCGTGGTGACCCCGCACGCGGGGGAGTTCGCCCGGCTTCGGGAGCGCCTCGGTCTGGTCGACGCGGATCAGGACACGGCGGCCGAGGTACGACGGATGGCCGCGGAGCTGCACGGCGTCGTGCTGCGCAAGGGGGCCCGCACGCTGATCGCGGGACCCGACGGCCCGGTGATCGCCGTGGACGCGGGCACCGGGTGGCTCGCGACCGCGGGCACGGGCGATGTGCTGGCCGGCGTGCTCGGGGCCGTGATCGCGGCCAACCCCGGTGCTCCGCTCGCCGAGGTGGCCGCGGCCGGCACCTGGCTGCACGGGCACGCCGCGCGCATCGCCGCGGGGGTGGGTGGGGGCGGCACGGGCCACCCGATCGTCGCGCTGGACGTGGCGGAGGCGCTGCCCCTCGCGATCGCGGACGTCCTGTCGTGA